The following are from one region of the Acidobacteriota bacterium genome:
- the tmpT gene encoding thiopurine S-methyltransferase: protein MERGFWLERWNEGRIGFHRSEPHPGLVEHFRRLGVAPGGRVFVPLCGKTVDIPWLLAEGYRVVGVELAELAVRELFSALGLEPRVSGAGSLERYAAEGVEVFAGDVFELSRSDLGPVGAIYDRAALVALPQEMRGRYAARLIELTGAAPQLLITFEYDPEEMEGPPFSVPADEVRRFYGERYGLELVESSEVAGGLKGVRAASENVWLLDQLKNRKEIA, encoded by the coding sequence ATGGAACGAGGATTTTGGCTCGAGCGTTGGAACGAGGGGCGGATCGGCTTTCACCGGAGCGAGCCCCATCCGGGGCTGGTGGAGCACTTCCGACGGCTGGGGGTGGCGCCGGGGGGGCGGGTGTTCGTGCCGTTGTGCGGGAAGACCGTCGACATTCCGTGGCTACTCGCCGAGGGGTATCGCGTCGTCGGGGTCGAGCTCGCCGAGCTCGCGGTGCGTGAGCTCTTCTCGGCGCTCGGCCTCGAGCCGCGGGTCTCGGGCGCTGGGAGCCTGGAGCGCTACGCCGCGGAGGGAGTCGAGGTGTTTGCCGGAGACGTCTTCGAGCTGTCGCGAAGCGATCTCGGACCGGTTGGGGCGATCTACGACCGCGCGGCGCTGGTCGCCTTGCCGCAGGAGATGCGCGGGCGCTACGCGGCGCGGCTGATCGAGCTCACCGGCGCCGCGCCGCAGCTGCTGATCACCTTCGAGTACGACCCGGAAGAGATGGAGGGACCGCCGTTCTCGGTCCCCGCCGACGAGGTGCGGCGTTTCTACGGCGAGCGCTACGGCCTCGAGCTCGTCGAGAGCTCCGAGGTCGCCGGGGGACTCAAGGGCGTGCGCGCAGCCAGCGAGAACGTCTGGCTGCTAGACCAGCTCAAGAACAGAAAGGAAATAGCATGA